The Solenopsis invicta isolate M01_SB chromosome 12, UNIL_Sinv_3.0, whole genome shotgun sequence genome window below encodes:
- the LOC105205095 gene encoding uncharacterized protein LOC105205095: MGRLPADRVTSRRPFFVTGVDFAGPITTLVNRGRGRKTNKSYISLFICFATKAIHLEAVSDLSASSFIAALRRFIGRRGCPQCIYSDNATNFVGAKNEIYDIQRLIQEQFQKLNDEVCVSNNIEWKFIPPSSPHVGGIWEAGVKSCKFHLRRIIGETLLTFEELNTALIQIEACLNSRPICQSPSTPVDLQPLTPGHFLIGEPLPELADIDTSDAPIRWQLIQKIRRDFWNR, from the coding sequence ATGGGGCGACTACCCGCAGATCGCGTGACTTCAAGGCGTCCATTTTTTGTTACCGGCGTGGACTTTGCCGGACCAATTACAACGTTGGTCAATCGGGGCCGCGGCAGAAAAACTAACAAAtcttatatttcattatttatttgcttCGCTACGAAAGCAATACATCTGGAGGCCGTTAGCGACTTGAGCGCGTCTTCATTTATTGCGGCATTGAGACGCTTCATCGGGCGTCGAGGCTGTCCGCAGTGCATCTATAGTGATAATGCGACCAATTTCGTGGGTGCTAAAAATGAAATCTATGACATCCAAAGACTCATCCAAGAAcaatttcagaaattaaatgATGAAGTTTGTGTATCCAACAATATAGAATGGAAATTCATTCCCCCGTCATCTCCCCATGTGGGAGGAATTTGGGAAGCCGGTGTAAAATCATGCAAGTTCCATTTGAGGCGAATCATCGGTGAGACGTTGTTGACTTTCGAGGAGTTGAACACGGCTTTGATTCAGATCGAGGCGTGTTTAAATTCGCGGCCGATTTGTCAATCGCCTTCCACTCCTGTTGATTTGCAGCCGCTTACACCGGGGCACTTTCTTATTGGAGAGCCTCTGCCGGAGCTGGCGGATATTGATACGAGTGACGCACCAATTAGGTGGCAGTTGATACAGAAAATTAGGAGAGACTTTTGGAATAGATGA